One Mycoplasma wenyonii str. Massachusetts DNA window includes the following coding sequences:
- the rpmF gene encoding 50S ribosomal protein L32, whose amino-acid sequence MAVSPRRVSKSRKGMRNSHLGIHSLAPLTRCPKCAEQVRLHRVCKCGQYRNKKIF is encoded by the coding sequence ATGGCAGTATCACCCAGAAGAGTTTCCAAATCAAGAAAGGGAATGAGAAATTCTCATTTAGGAATTCATTCCTTAGCCCCTTTGACTAGATGTCCTAAATGTGCTGAACAAGTTAGATTGCACAGAGTATGTAAGTGTGGTCAATATAGAAATAAAAAGATTTTTTAG
- the pth gene encoding aminoacyl-tRNA hydrolase: MKIIVGLGNPTKEYENTRHNLGFQVIDQIQAKLGCSPFSLVNGSMVSKNNSLKGNSFILCKPYEYMNSSGQSLKKTLRELKLDFENVLLIYDELDISIGNYKLIKRKEEKIKHLGVRNVETSFPLSQCLKLKVGIRPTVTNESLVIRNYVMENFTLDERNILDQLQDSIFQLVKRFILLSEKELKDPINYLKK; the protein is encoded by the coding sequence GTGAAAATAATAGTCGGACTAGGAAATCCAACTAAAGAATACGAGAACACTAGACACAATCTAGGTTTTCAAGTAATAGATCAAATACAAGCTAAGTTGGGGTGTTCCCCATTTAGCTTAGTTAATGGTTCTATGGTTTCAAAAAATAACTCTTTAAAAGGAAACTCTTTTATTCTTTGTAAGCCTTATGAGTATATGAATAGCTCTGGACAGTCTTTAAAGAAAACCTTAAGAGAGTTAAAGCTGGATTTCGAGAATGTCCTACTAATCTATGATGAACTAGATATTTCTATTGGAAATTACAAGTTAATTAAGAGAAAGGAAGAGAAGATAAAACACTTAGGGGTTAGAAATGTAGAAACTTCTTTTCCCCTCTCTCAGTGTCTTAAGTTAAAGGTTGGGATAAGACCAACAGTTACTAACGAGAGCTTAGTAATAAGAAATTATGTAATGGAAAACTTTACTCTTGATGAAAGAAATATATTAGATCAGTTGCAAGATTCAATTTTTCAGTTAGTAAAGAGGTTTATCTTACTGAGCGAGAAGGAGTTGAAAGACCCAATTAACTATTTAAAAAAATAA
- a CDS encoding 5'-3' exonuclease, with protein MNKRFLLIDGNSIIYRCFHAVYPKDPNVLPAKIKENFFDLFTSQLRKWLKLNSYGYGLLALDVDRKSFRTEILPIYKANREPMPQELVDWFPEIILKAREEGINALYAPRGYEADDLIGTLSRQLSEADYRVDIITIDKDLLQLVNHLVSVIRIKISSGLEINNHQNFSELNEGLSPFQIPLLKALAGDSSDNYSGIPGIGPKNATKLITDYQTKERLLSSLDNLPESRIKRSLQANLETLEKCLQLATIQTKIRFKYSLSDFTIKSENNSRTRKSN; from the coding sequence GTGAATAAGAGATTCTTATTAATAGATGGAAATTCCATAATATATCGATGTTTTCATGCTGTTTATCCTAAAGACCCAAATGTGTTGCCTGCAAAGATTAAAGAGAATTTCTTTGACTTATTCACTTCGCAACTTAGAAAGTGACTTAAGTTAAATAGCTATGGTTATGGACTATTAGCTTTGGATGTTGATAGAAAGAGCTTTAGAACAGAAATACTACCTATCTATAAAGCAAATAGAGAACCTATGCCTCAAGAGTTAGTTGATTGATTTCCTGAAATCATACTAAAGGCAAGGGAAGAGGGAATAAATGCTCTTTATGCCCCTAGAGGTTATGAGGCAGATGATTTAATAGGTACTCTCTCTAGACAACTCTCAGAGGCAGACTATAGAGTAGACATTATTACTATTGATAAAGATTTACTTCAATTAGTTAACCACTTGGTTTCAGTAATTAGAATAAAGATCTCTTCTGGCTTAGAGATAAATAATCATCAAAACTTCTCAGAGTTAAATGAAGGTTTATCTCCTTTTCAAATACCTTTATTAAAGGCATTGGCTGGAGATTCTAGTGATAACTACTCTGGAATACCAGGTATTGGTCCTAAGAATGCAACTAAGCTAATAACAGACTATCAAACTAAAGAGAGACTATTGTCTTCTTTAGATAACTTACCTGAAAGTAGGATAAAAAGATCACTTCAAGCAAATCTAGAAACTTTAGAGAAGTGCTTGCAATTGGCCACTATTCAAACGAAAATTAGATTTAAATATAGCCTGTCAGACTTCACCATAAAAAGTGAAAATAATAGTCGGACTAGGAAATCCAACTAA